TCCGGTGTTGTATTCTGCATCGCCTTTGCGCCCGGTGAATGCCTTTGACGTCGCCCGGCGCAGGTTCGATGTGAACAGGCGGATGGGCCGAGTGAGATCCCCGATTATCCAACACCTCGTACCGCCGCGTCATCGCAGAAATGGCGACTGACTCGATATCCGGTCACCGGGCGTTTGGATTGCCACCGCCAGGAGATGCGGCGCTGGCCCACAGTCGCGAGCTTCTGGATCGCATCCTGGATGAGATCCGGGAGTCCGGCGGCGAGATCGGTTTCGATCGATACATGCAGATGGCACTGTACGCGCCGGGACTCGGCTATTACAGTGCCGGGGCCGAGAAGCTGGGCGAGCGGGGCGACTTCGTCACCGCACCGGAGGTGTCCCCCCTGTTCTCCGCCTGTCTCGCGCATCAGTGCGGCGAGGTGCTGCGGGAACTGGGCGGGGGGGACATCCTCGAGTTCGGCGGTGGTTCCGGGACAATGGCGTCCGATATGCTGAATGCGCTGGGCGATACCGGCAGCCTGCCCGGGGCCTATGCCATCCTCGAGGTGAGCGGCGACCTGCGTGAGCGCCAGCGCCGCCGGGTCGCTTCCCGCGCAGCTGCGCACCTGGAGAGGACACATTGGCAGGACTCTCTGCCCGGACCCGGGTTCCGGGGTGTGGTGGTGGCCAACGAGATGCTGGATGCAATGCCCGTCCGTTGTTTCCGCTGGGGCGATCGCGGTGTCCGGGAGCGCCGGGTTGGGATCGGGGACGGTCAGCCGGTTTGGCGAACCGGTCCGGCGGACCCGGCTTTGCGGAGTCTCGTGACAAACCTCTCCGCGTCGTTGGGCAATCCCTGGGAACCGGGTTACGAATCCGAGCTGAATCCCGGCCTGGGGCCGTGGCTTGAGGCCCTCTATCATGCTGTGGAGGCGGGCGTGGTGCTGCTGATTGACTATGGGTATCCTCGCGCCGAGTATTACCATCCCCAGCGCCGGGAGGGTACGCTTCTCTGTCACTACCGGCACAGGGCGCACGACGATCCCTTTTTTTTGCCCGGCTTGCAGGACATCAGCGCCAATGTGGATTTCACCGCGGTGGCCGAGGCCGCGGTGGCGGCGGGATTCGCGGTGCAGGGGTTTACCACCCAGGCGCAGTTTCTTCTCGGTGCCGGGATCACCGGTTTCGTGGAGCGGGCCGGGGACGATCTCGAGCGCTTGCACGTCGCCCAGCAGATCAAGCGACTGACGCTGCCGGGCGAGATGGGCGACCGTTTTCATGTCATGGCGTTGTCGAAGGGTGTGACGCGGCGCCTGTCCGGTTTCTCGTTGCGTGATTTCCGGAACCGTCTTTGATGCCCCGAGGAGAACCGTAGTGGACCTGACCCAGATCGTTGTCCTGTCCGTCGTACAGGGACTGACCGAGTTCCTGCCGATCTCGAGTTCGGCGCACCTGATCCTGGTACCCGCGCTCACGGAGTGGAGCGATCAGGGGCTGGCCTTCGACGTGGCGGTCCATGTGGGCACCCTGCTGGCCGTTCTCGCCTATTTCAGGGAGGACCTCCTGCGAATGACGCGTGATTGGCTGAAGTCCTTCCACAGCGAGCCCACCCAGGACGCCAGGCTTGCCTGGGCGGTCCTGATCGGTACCGTACCGGCGGCGTTGACCGGACTGTTGTTCAACGACTTCATCGAGGAACACCTGCGTTCGCCCCTGGTCATCGCGACGACCACGATCGTCTTCGGCCTGCTGCTGTGGTGGGCGGACGTGCGTGGCCGGCGGACCCGCGACGAGCATGGGGTGGGCTGGAAAGACGTCGTGGTCATCGGGTGCGCGCAGGCCCTGGCCCTGATCCCGGGCACGTCGCGATCCGGCGTCACCATGACAGCGGGACTCGCCATGGGACTGACCCGCAAGGCCGCGGCGAGGTTCTCTTTTCTGTTGTCGATCCCGATCATCCTGCTGGCCGGCGGGTACCAGAGCCTGCAGCTGGCGACTCAGGCCGAGCCGGCCATCTGGGGCGCCATGCTGGCCGGTGTCGTGCTTTCCGGCGTGAGCGCCT
This window of the Gammaproteobacteria bacterium genome carries:
- a CDS encoding SAM-dependent methyltransferase, with the translated sequence MPPPGDAALAHSRELLDRILDEIRESGGEIGFDRYMQMALYAPGLGYYSAGAEKLGERGDFVTAPEVSPLFSACLAHQCGEVLRELGGGDILEFGGGSGTMASDMLNALGDTGSLPGAYAILEVSGDLRERQRRRVASRAAAHLERTHWQDSLPGPGFRGVVVANEMLDAMPVRCFRWGDRGVRERRVGIGDGQPVWRTGPADPALRSLVTNLSASLGNPWEPGYESELNPGLGPWLEALYHAVEAGVVLLIDYGYPRAEYYHPQRREGTLLCHYRHRAHDDPFFLPGLQDISANVDFTAVAEAAVAAGFAVQGFTTQAQFLLGAGITGFVERAGDDLERLHVAQQIKRLTLPGEMGDRFHVMALSKGVTRRLSGFSLRDFRNRL
- a CDS encoding undecaprenyl-diphosphate phosphatase, whose product is MDLTQIVVLSVVQGLTEFLPISSSAHLILVPALTEWSDQGLAFDVAVHVGTLLAVLAYFREDLLRMTRDWLKSFHSEPTQDARLAWAVLIGTVPAALTGLLFNDFIEEHLRSPLVIATTTIVFGLLLWWADVRGRRTRDEHGVGWKDVVVIGCAQALALIPGTSRSGVTMTAGLAMGLTRKAAARFSFLLSIPIILLAGGYQSLQLATQAEPAIWGAMLAGVVLSGVSAYLCIHYFLKLLDRMGMFPFVVYRLVLGGFLFVLFV